The Desulfitibacter alkalitolerans DSM 16504 DNA segment AAAAATACTACTATATATGGTACTCCTACCTGTCTTGCCAGCAATATGTGCTCTCTTGTCTGTGGCATTGGTCCATCTGCTGCACTTACTACCAGGATGGCTCCGTCCATCTGGGCTGCTCCTGTTATCATGTTCTTTACATAGTCAGCGTGTCCTGGACAGTCAACGTGGGCATAGTGTCTGTTATCTGTTTCGTATTCCACGTGGGCTGTACTGATTGTTATGCCTCTTTCTCTTTCTTCTGGCGCATTGTCAATTTGATCATATGCTGTTGCTACTGCTCCACCTTTTTTTGATAGGCATACTGTTATTGCTGCTGTTAATGTTGTCTTCCCATGGTCTACGTGACCTATTGTTCCTACGTTAACGTGGGGTTTGGTCCTCTCAAATTTTTTCTTGGCCATTTTTAAAATCCTCCTTAAATTACTATATTTTAATTATTATGCTACTCCGCCTTGTCTTTTAGCAATAATTTCATCTGCAATATTCTTGGGTACCTCTGAGTAATGGTCAAACTGCATCACATATGTTCCTCTGCCCTGTGTCTTTGATCTTAAATCTGTAGCATATCCAAACATCTCAGCTAAAGGCACATAACCTCTTACAACCTGACCTCCAGCTCTTGGCTCCATACCTTCAACCCTGCCCCTTCTGCCACTCATATCACCAATTACATCCCCAAGATATTCATCAGGTATAACAACTTCTACCTTCATAACTGGTTCTAACAAGCATGGATTAGCTTTAGGAACTGCATTTTTAAAGGCTAATGAACCTGCTATTTTGAAAGCCATTTCTGAGGAGTCAACATCATGGAATGAACCATCTACTAATGTAGCTTTTACATCAATGGTTGGATAGCCAGCAAGGACTCCGTTTTCCATGGATTCTCTTATACCGGCATCTACTGCAGGAATATATTCCTTAGGTATAATACCGCCCACAATTTTGTTCTCAAATACATAGCCTTGGGCCTCTTCCAGGGGTTCAAATTCAACCACAACATGGCCATACTGCCCTCTACCACCAGATTGACGTACATACTTTCCTTCAACTTTAACTGATTTGCGGATTGTTTCTTTATATGCTACCTGAGGCTTGCCTACATTTGCGTCAACCTTGAACTCTCTAAGAAGTCTATCACAGATAATTTCCAGGTGTAACTCTCCCATACCTGAAATAATAACCTGGCCAGTTTCGGCATCAGTATGCACCTTGAAGGTTGGATCCTCTTCAGCAAGCTTTTGTAAAACTATGCCCATTTTCTCCTGATCCTGCTTTGTTTTAGGTTCAATGGCTACGGAAATAACAGGTTCAGGAAACTGCATGGATTCTAAGATTATGGGCGCTTTTTCATCACATAAAGTATCCCCAGTTGATGTATCCTTTAGCCCAACTGCAGCTGCAATATCTCCTGTTGATACCTCAGGCACCTCTTCCCTATGATTGGCATGCATTTTCAAGAGTCTACCAATTCGTTCCTTTTTGTCCTTGGAAGCATTATAAACATAGGAGCCTGACTTAAGAACCCCTGAGTAAACTCTGAAAAAGGTAAGCTTACCCACATAAGGGTCTGTCATGATTTTGAAAGCTAGTGCTGCAAAGGGTTCTTTATCATCGGACTTACGAATCTCTTCCACATCTTTTTCAGGATTATAGCCTGTTATTGGGGGAACATCTAGAGGCGATGGCAGGTAGTCAACCACTCCATCAAGCAAAGCCTGAACCCCTTTATTTTTAAAAGAGGAGCCACAAAATGTCGGTATAATTTTAACTGCAATTGTTGCCTTGCGTATGCCCCTTTTAATCTCTTCTTCAGTAAGCTCTTCGCCTTCTAAATATTTCATCATCAGCTCATCATCACTTTCAGACACAGCCTCAATGAGTTTTTCCCTGTAACGTTCCACATCCTCCAGCATTTCTGCTGGGATTTCGCTTTCATCACTTTTTGTACCCA contains these protein-coding regions:
- a CDS encoding GTP-binding protein, which encodes MAKKKFERTKPHVNVGTIGHVDHGKTTLTAAITVCLSKKGGAVATAYDQIDNAPEERERGITISTAHVEYETDNRHYAHVDCPGHADYVKNMITGAAQMDGAILVVSAADGPMPQTREHILLARQVGVPYIVVF
- the fusA gene encoding elongation factor G; the encoded protein is MAKQYPLDKTRNIGIMAHIDAGKTTTTERILFYTGKVHKLGEVHDGAATMDWMIQEQERGITITSAATTCLWKEHNINIIDTPGHVDFTVEVERSLRVLDGAVAVFCSVGGVEPQSETVWRQADKYGVPRIAYINKMDRIGADFLNGVDMIRTRLGANAVPVQLPIGSEEYFKGYVDLVRKKAIIYVDDLGTKSDESEIPAEMLEDVERYREKLIEAVSESDDELMMKYLEGEELTEEEIKRGIRKATIAVKIIPTFCGSSFKNKGVQALLDGVVDYLPSPLDVPPITGYNPEKDVEEIRKSDDKEPFAALAFKIMTDPYVGKLTFFRVYSGVLKSGSYVYNASKDKKERIGRLLKMHANHREEVPEVSTGDIAAAVGLKDTSTGDTLCDEKAPIILESMQFPEPVISVAIEPKTKQDQEKMGIVLQKLAEEDPTFKVHTDAETGQVIISGMGELHLEIICDRLLREFKVDANVGKPQVAYKETIRKSVKVEGKYVRQSGGRGQYGHVVVEFEPLEEAQGYVFENKIVGGIIPKEYIPAVDAGIRESMENGVLAGYPTIDVKATLVDGSFHDVDSSEMAFKIAGSLAFKNAVPKANPCLLEPVMKVEVVIPDEYLGDVIGDMSGRRGRVEGMEPRAGGQVVRGYVPLAEMFGYATDLRSKTQGRGTYVMQFDHYSEVPKNIADEIIAKRQGGVA